In Colwellia sp. PAMC 20917, a single genomic region encodes these proteins:
- the ahpF gene encoding alkyl hydroperoxide reductase subunit F: MLSEDILNAVKAYTQNMTNKVSLVLQTGEHQKRNELKEFLTQLTSVSDNLLLVERDDGLRSPITFYLEIDGNNNGIHFSGIPSGHEFNSLILAILQSSGTELKLDSTLTKMVQKIKEDLHFEVFISLSCHNCPDVVQSLNQFALLNEGISSEMIDGGLFKHLIDERNIQGVPSVYLNGELFANGKIDTGQLVDKLIERFPYIVGGDDNEQLPLQDITVIGAGPAGVAAAIYAARKGLKVTIIADRFGGQVKDTVGIENLISVSKTTGTQLTGNMQAHLNDYEITTREFVRVEKIDKGEPESKVPKKLHLSSGEVIESKTVIIATGAKWRELGIPGEKENIGSGVAYCPHCDGPFFKGKDVAVVGGGNSGIEAALDLASMVNHVTVFEFLPGLKADKILVEKAEAHKKITIIKNVATKEVIAEGGKVVALAYEDRATGEMKQQSLSGIFIQIGLLPNSDFLQGVVECTKYGEVIIDEKCQTSEPGIFAAGDVSTVPYKQIVIAMGEGSKASLSAFDYLIRES, translated from the coding sequence ATGTTAAGTGAAGATATTTTAAATGCAGTAAAAGCTTATACCCAAAATATGACCAACAAAGTATCACTAGTTTTACAGACGGGTGAACATCAAAAACGCAACGAATTAAAAGAATTTTTAACACAGTTAACCTCAGTATCAGACAATCTACTACTGGTTGAACGCGATGATGGTTTACGCAGCCCAATTACGTTCTACTTAGAAATTGACGGTAACAATAATGGCATCCACTTTTCTGGTATTCCCAGTGGACATGAATTTAATTCGTTGATATTAGCCATTTTACAGTCATCGGGTACCGAACTGAAATTAGACAGCACCTTGACTAAAATGGTGCAAAAAATCAAAGAAGATTTGCACTTTGAAGTATTTATTTCCTTAAGTTGCCATAACTGTCCTGATGTTGTGCAATCGTTGAATCAGTTTGCCTTATTAAACGAAGGTATCAGCAGTGAAATGATTGATGGTGGCTTATTTAAGCACTTAATAGACGAACGTAATATTCAAGGTGTACCGAGTGTTTACCTTAATGGCGAATTATTTGCGAATGGAAAAATAGACACAGGTCAATTAGTCGATAAACTTATCGAACGTTTCCCTTATATTGTCGGTGGCGATGACAACGAGCAGTTACCGTTACAAGATATTACCGTTATAGGCGCAGGTCCTGCCGGTGTTGCTGCTGCTATTTATGCCGCTCGTAAAGGTTTGAAAGTGACTATTATTGCTGACCGTTTTGGTGGTCAGGTCAAAGATACCGTAGGTATTGAGAACTTAATTTCAGTCTCTAAAACGACCGGCACACAACTAACGGGTAATATGCAAGCGCACTTAAATGATTACGAGATCACGACAAGAGAGTTTGTACGTGTTGAAAAAATTGATAAAGGTGAGCCTGAGAGCAAAGTACCGAAAAAGCTACATCTTTCTAGTGGCGAAGTTATCGAATCTAAAACGGTGATCATTGCTACTGGGGCTAAATGGCGTGAACTTGGTATACCAGGAGAAAAAGAAAATATTGGTTCTGGTGTCGCTTATTGTCCACATTGTGATGGCCCATTTTTCAAAGGTAAAGATGTTGCTGTGGTTGGTGGTGGTAACTCAGGAATAGAAGCGGCATTAGATTTAGCAAGTATGGTTAATCATGTTACCGTCTTCGAATTCTTACCTGGCTTGAAAGCAGATAAAATATTGGTAGAAAAAGCGGAAGCGCATAAAAAGATAACCATCATTAAAAATGTTGCTACTAAAGAAGTGATTGCTGAAGGTGGTAAAGTTGTTGCTCTGGCTTATGAAGATAGAGCAACAGGGGAGATGAAGCAACAAAGCTTGTCGGGAATATTTATCCAAATAGGCTTATTACCCAACAGTGATTTTTTACAGGGTGTTGTTGAATGTACTAAATATGGCGAAGTCATCATTGACGAAAAATGTCAGACCTCTGAGCCGGGTATATTTGCTGCTGGAGATGTTTCTACCGTGCCTTATAAGCAAATTGTTATTGCGATGGGTGAGGGTTCAAAAGCATCCTTGTCAGCATTCGATTATCTTATTAGAGAAAGTTAA
- a CDS encoding GNAT family N-acetyltransferase: MKKQFNSVKSQVLYREMLPSDFSAIIALGTAVHGAGYIDDSNMGVWYRKGILKIADSSEINANFVAYLDNVLIGFRLTYAINQWEIDAWCSPELWQQPSEKVCYFKCNTVDENYRGYGVGSQLLKLSTQAAIKQGANAGVSHLWKQSPGNSAVKYFTKCGGVLIKEHPERWNELSKQGYECPECPDECHCVAAEMIIHFEK, encoded by the coding sequence ATGAAAAAACAGTTTAATTCAGTAAAGTCTCAAGTCTTATATCGTGAAATGTTACCTAGCGATTTTTCAGCAATAATTGCCTTAGGCACAGCTGTTCATGGTGCTGGTTATATTGACGATTCAAACATGGGCGTCTGGTATAGAAAAGGTATATTAAAAATAGCTGATAGTAGCGAAATCAATGCAAACTTTGTCGCTTATCTAGATAACGTACTAATAGGTTTTCGCTTAACTTACGCGATTAATCAATGGGAAATTGACGCTTGGTGCAGCCCTGAATTATGGCAACAACCCAGCGAAAAAGTTTGTTATTTCAAATGTAATACCGTTGATGAGAATTATCGTGGTTATGGTGTTGGCAGTCAGCTACTGAAATTATCAACACAAGCAGCAATTAAACAAGGTGCAAATGCGGGTGTTAGTCATTTATGGAAACAAAGCCCCGGTAATAGCGCAGTAAAATATTTCACTAAATGTGGTGGCGTGTTAATTAAAGAACATCCAGAGCGCTGGAATGAACTCAGTAAGCAAGGCTATGAATGCCCAGAATGCCCAGACGAATGTCATTGTGTGGCTGCGGAAATGATCATTCATTTTGAAAAATAA
- a CDS encoding NAD(P)/FAD-dependent oxidoreductase, translating into MYDPLHDKSPGCGAPYPKSYWAENADVETNAPASDGQINQDVDVDVAIIGAGYTGLSCALHLAREHGIKAHVLEANQTAWGCSGRNAGFILKSSGRKSYSDMAQKWGEEVMRGIYDEMCAGVETVKSLIAEGIDCDVQTRGFLKVAHKPSKLAELISQAKLQQKTFAGIKNSDVEILTRNEVRQQYMDDKNAYGAIRYQDGFGLNPLKLAWGYQRLAREAGAKVHTSSPVLDILDEGHQQKLITPQGVVTAKKIVIATNGYTPKGFHSLTTDRTLPVLSQIIVTESLSEQQLADCNFLTSNVVMDTRALKYYYRKLPDNRILFGGRGAITGKSADDPYYAQRLLAVLKTSFPPLAKLNYQYAWSGWICMSLDDLPHIYQNPKKNVFYSMGYCGSGVSFSVQAGKRLAEKVAEKAIDPKIENLPLYNCQLPKFPFAPLRRVGQWGYFHYGKIKDEWL; encoded by the coding sequence ATGTACGATCCTTTACACGATAAATCTCCCGGTTGTGGTGCCCCATACCCTAAAAGTTACTGGGCTGAAAATGCAGATGTTGAAACAAATGCCCCAGCAAGTGACGGACAAATCAATCAAGACGTAGATGTTGATGTTGCTATTATAGGCGCTGGTTATACCGGGCTTTCTTGTGCGCTACATTTAGCGCGTGAACATGGTATTAAGGCGCATGTATTAGAGGCAAATCAAACGGCTTGGGGTTGTAGTGGTAGAAATGCTGGCTTTATTCTCAAGTCTTCAGGGCGCAAGTCTTATAGCGATATGGCGCAAAAATGGGGTGAAGAAGTGATGCGCGGCATTTATGATGAAATGTGCGCTGGCGTTGAAACGGTAAAATCACTGATCGCTGAAGGTATTGACTGTGACGTACAAACGCGTGGTTTTTTAAAAGTAGCGCATAAGCCAAGCAAGTTAGCCGAGCTTATTAGCCAAGCAAAACTGCAACAAAAAACCTTTGCAGGTATTAAAAATAGTGATGTGGAGATTTTAACGAGAAACGAAGTTCGTCAACAATACATGGACGATAAAAATGCTTATGGCGCGATTCGCTATCAAGACGGTTTTGGTTTAAATCCGTTGAAACTGGCCTGGGGCTATCAGCGATTAGCACGTGAAGCCGGCGCTAAGGTTCATACCAGCTCTCCAGTGTTAGATATTTTAGATGAAGGGCACCAACAAAAATTGATAACACCTCAAGGTGTTGTTACGGCTAAAAAGATTGTTATTGCCACCAACGGATATACACCTAAAGGGTTTCATTCATTAACAACCGATCGAACGTTGCCAGTACTTTCACAAATTATTGTCACCGAATCTTTGTCAGAGCAGCAGTTAGCCGATTGTAACTTTTTAACGTCGAATGTGGTGATGGATACACGAGCACTAAAATACTATTACAGAAAGCTACCCGACAATCGTATTCTATTTGGTGGGCGTGGCGCTATAACGGGCAAGTCTGCCGATGATCCTTATTACGCACAGCGTTTGTTGGCTGTGTTAAAAACAAGTTTTCCACCGTTAGCTAAGCTAAACTACCAGTATGCTTGGTCAGGCTGGATCTGTATGTCGCTAGACGACTTACCTCATATTTATCAAAATCCTAAGAAAAATGTTTTTTATAGCATGGGTTACTGTGGCTCTGGCGTGTCATTTTCGGTGCAAGCAGGTAAGCGGTTGGCTGAAAAAGTCGCTGAAAAAGCTATTGACCCTAAAATAGAAAACTTGCCTCTTTATAATTGTCAGTTACCAAAATTTCCATTTGCACCATTGCGACGGGTTGGCCAATGGGGATATTTTCATTATGGAAAGATTAAAGATGAGTGGCTCTAG
- a CDS encoding DUF885 domain-containing protein: MNFSLCKFLVVPAILVSLSACQLTMNSKNSPQTTANEKFDSTVKALLDHRASKGIYQKSAALNEESYWPDLSTEMLEKKYQQRLTIAAAFEKINQTSLSDDNQINYAIIKAQLDNSIAEYYFKAHYMPFNAESGFHSNLSFFINNTAFNKEKDIDFYLNKLSALPLYFDQNIYWMQQGLSTGITQPQAVLIGYEQSILAFIPEHAENSEFLKPFNTASNLIAPDVLSDKKSQLIALLKTKVIPAYQHYYQFFTKEYFPNARKTIGVSATANGNEFYRNRVKHYTTTDMTPEQIHTLGLSEVKRIRQEMAEIIVKTGFKGTFSEFTNFLRTDEQFYAKTPLALLKEAAYIAKQMDAKLPALFKHLPRTPYGVAPVPDSIAPKYTTGRYIRAQNDTQPGYYWVNTYALDKRPLYVLPALTLHEGVPGHHLQISLNGELDNLPSYRRNAYISAFGEGWGLYAEWLGIEAGIYQDHYSNFGRLTYEMWRAARLVVDTGMHVMDWSRARAINFMTDNTALSSHNVKTEIDRYISWPGQALSYKIGEITIRNLRKKTAAELGQNFDVREFHHQILKNGSVPLNVLEDQINAYIATTLLTIAAEDKKKSIKSE; this comes from the coding sequence ATGAATTTTTCTTTGTGTAAGTTTTTGGTCGTGCCCGCTATTCTTGTTTCACTTAGCGCTTGTCAACTCACCATGAATAGCAAAAACTCGCCACAGACCACCGCTAACGAAAAATTTGATAGTACGGTTAAAGCACTGTTAGATCATCGTGCCAGTAAAGGTATTTATCAAAAAAGTGCCGCGCTAAACGAAGAAAGCTATTGGCCTGATTTATCAACAGAAATGTTGGAAAAAAAATACCAACAACGTCTCACTATCGCGGCAGCATTTGAAAAGATAAATCAAACGTCACTGTCAGACGATAATCAAATTAATTATGCAATTATTAAAGCCCAACTTGATAATAGTATTGCTGAGTATTATTTTAAAGCTCATTACATGCCATTCAATGCTGAATCAGGTTTTCACTCTAATTTAAGTTTTTTCATCAACAATACCGCATTTAATAAAGAAAAAGATATCGACTTCTATTTAAATAAATTATCAGCGCTTCCGCTATATTTTGATCAAAACATTTATTGGATGCAACAGGGATTATCGACAGGGATCACTCAACCTCAAGCGGTATTAATCGGCTATGAACAGTCAATACTCGCCTTTATTCCTGAGCATGCTGAAAATTCTGAATTTCTTAAACCTTTTAACACAGCGTCAAATTTAATTGCACCTGACGTGCTTTCTGATAAAAAAAGCCAGCTTATTGCGCTATTAAAAACTAAAGTTATTCCTGCTTATCAGCACTACTATCAATTTTTTACCAAAGAGTATTTTCCAAATGCCCGTAAAACTATTGGCGTTTCAGCGACAGCTAACGGTAATGAATTTTATCGCAATAGAGTTAAGCACTACACCACAACAGATATGACACCTGAGCAAATTCATACCTTAGGTTTGAGTGAAGTAAAACGTATTCGTCAAGAAATGGCTGAGATCATTGTCAAAACTGGTTTTAAAGGGACTTTTTCTGAGTTCACCAATTTCTTACGAACTGATGAACAGTTTTATGCAAAAACGCCGTTAGCGTTACTTAAAGAAGCTGCGTATATTGCCAAACAAATGGATGCTAAATTACCCGCACTCTTTAAGCATTTACCTCGCACACCTTATGGCGTTGCACCCGTACCAGACAGCATCGCACCTAAGTATACTACTGGGCGCTATATTCGTGCGCAAAATGATACTCAACCCGGTTATTATTGGGTTAATACCTACGCGTTAGACAAACGTCCCCTTTATGTATTACCCGCTTTAACCTTACATGAGGGTGTCCCTGGGCATCATCTGCAAATATCACTGAATGGCGAATTAGATAACTTACCTTCATACCGAAGAAATGCCTATATTTCTGCCTTTGGTGAAGGTTGGGGCTTGTATGCTGAATGGTTAGGTATTGAAGCCGGCATATACCAAGACCACTACAGTAATTTTGGTCGCCTGACCTATGAAATGTGGCGGGCAGCCCGTCTTGTTGTTGATACAGGTATGCATGTTATGGACTGGTCAAGAGCGCGTGCCATAAACTTTATGACCGATAACACCGCACTTTCATCACACAATGTGAAAACAGAAATTGATCGTTATATATCATGGCCAGGACAAGCGTTATCTTACAAAATTGGTGAGATAACCATCAGAAATCTACGTAAAAAAACAGCAGCTGAATTGGGACAAAATTTTGATGTTCGCGAATTTCATCATCAAATTTTGAAAAATGGTTCCGTTCCTCTAAACGTACTTGAAGACCAAATTAACGCCTATATTGCCACAACGTTATTAACAATCGCAGCAGAAGATAAGAAAAAAAGCATCAAAAGTGAGTAG
- a CDS encoding substrate-binding periplasmic protein, whose translation MMILKKLLFFFYLFPFFILADNRLKTDGNLLGKARVTLKVAIEKIGYSPYNYKENGEIKGFTIDVLDYIEANSKYDFEFVTLPWPRALYLVAEGKVDLILTLFKNKKREKIYHFIEPSYGYEINKLFTLADNDFQYNGRLKQLLPYSIGTKREFSYGVAFDSANYLTKLPALTEEVLLKLLLTRRIDMAISNPYVFNQLIKKNNVISKVQEMEPYVAKTPVYLGLTKARADSQEIKETLGRLIKQFKAAPYYQVLLNKYQLNFK comes from the coding sequence ATGATGATACTTAAAAAACTACTCTTTTTCTTTTACCTTTTTCCGTTCTTTATTTTAGCCGACAACCGTCTAAAGACAGACGGTAATCTTCTAGGTAAAGCTAGGGTTACGCTGAAAGTCGCTATAGAGAAAATAGGTTATTCTCCCTATAATTATAAAGAAAATGGAGAAATAAAGGGTTTTACTATTGATGTTCTCGATTATATTGAAGCAAACTCAAAATATGATTTTGAGTTTGTCACTTTACCTTGGCCAAGAGCACTTTATCTTGTTGCAGAAGGTAAAGTTGATCTGATACTTACGTTATTTAAAAATAAAAAGCGTGAAAAAATATACCACTTTATTGAACCCTCTTACGGTTATGAGATTAATAAATTATTTACGCTTGCCGATAATGATTTTCAATATAATGGGCGATTAAAGCAATTACTACCTTATTCAATTGGTACCAAAAGAGAGTTTTCCTATGGAGTAGCTTTTGATAGCGCTAACTACCTCACCAAATTACCAGCATTAACTGAAGAAGTATTATTAAAGCTGTTACTGACCAGGCGCATCGATATGGCTATATCTAATCCATATGTTTTTAATCAATTGATTAAAAAAAATAATGTTATCTCTAAAGTTCAGGAGATGGAGCCTTATGTTGCGAAAACTCCAGTCTACCTAGGATTAACCAAAGCTAGGGCGGACTCGCAAGAAATAAAAGAAACACTAGGACGACTCATCAAACAATTTAAAGCCGCACCTTATTATCAAGTCCTTTTAAATAAATACCAACTGAATTTTAAATAA
- a CDS encoding HesA/MoeB/ThiF family protein — MLSQHEQLRYSRQIMLDKIGEQGQLALREAKVLIVGVGGLGNPASLYLAAAGVGTLFIADGDKVEMTNLQRQILFTENDIGNNKADVGAEKLQQHNSDITIEVVDEMLDEELANYYIEQVDVVLDCTDNITTRYLLNKICVEQKTPLIVGAATGFDGQQLVIDPRNPASACYQCLFPESEKAPTQNCQTLGIVGPVLAIIAGMQSLQAIKLLTGNTIHINQLNLFDGLSNQWQQFTLNKQDDCPVCRTS, encoded by the coding sequence ATGTTATCTCAACACGAACAACTACGTTACAGCCGTCAAATTATGCTCGATAAAATAGGAGAGCAAGGGCAGTTAGCCCTGCGTGAAGCCAAAGTACTAATCGTTGGTGTCGGCGGGCTAGGTAATCCGGCGAGTTTATATTTAGCGGCCGCCGGAGTAGGAACTTTATTTATCGCCGACGGTGATAAGGTTGAGATGACCAATTTACAGCGACAGATATTATTCACTGAAAATGATATCGGTAATAATAAAGCTGATGTTGGTGCTGAGAAATTGCAACAACATAACAGTGACATTACTATCGAAGTCGTTGATGAGATGCTTGATGAAGAATTAGCAAACTATTACATTGAACAGGTCGACGTGGTCCTTGATTGCACCGACAATATCACCACGCGTTATTTATTAAATAAAATCTGTGTTGAGCAAAAAACACCATTAATTGTTGGGGCGGCTACGGGGTTTGACGGTCAGCAATTAGTCATTGATCCTCGAAATCCAGCAAGTGCTTGCTATCAGTGCTTATTTCCTGAAAGTGAAAAAGCGCCGACCCAAAATTGTCAAACCCTTGGTATTGTCGGTCCGGTATTAGCGATTATAGCCGGTATGCAATCGTTACAGGCCATTAAATTATTAACAGGCAACACCATACATATTAATCAGTTAAATCTCTTTGATGGTTTATCAAATCAATGGCAACAATTTACCCTAAATAAACAGGACGATTGCCCTGTTTGTCGAACGAGCTAG
- a CDS encoding hydrogen peroxide-inducible genes activator, with product MISIKQLHYALAIEKTLHFKKAAEACNVSQSALSTAINELEKQLGMMIFERNNKQVLVTQKGQLILNKARQVKLELDELLQIAKSDNQPFSSSMSIGVIPTIGPYLLPKVLPEVRHQYPNFKLKILEEQSHTLVDMVRTGAIDAAILALPYPIEGLMSFSFWQEDFYLVCHKDECPQKTQEITSEELVTEKLMLLKDGHCLKEHALAACQLQNPKQSADFGSASLHTLIQMVAGKLGTTLVPQMALDQLTYNESELRAIHLNEPGPHRTIALIIRPNYVRTDELTILKNIFIAQLTEKCSDHYLK from the coding sequence ATGATTTCAATAAAACAGCTTCATTACGCACTCGCTATCGAAAAGACTTTACACTTTAAAAAAGCTGCAGAGGCATGTAATGTTTCTCAATCAGCGCTAAGTACGGCCATTAATGAGCTTGAAAAGCAGTTGGGAATGATGATATTTGAGCGCAATAACAAACAAGTCTTAGTCACTCAAAAGGGGCAGCTGATCCTTAATAAGGCTCGCCAAGTAAAACTAGAACTAGATGAATTATTGCAAATTGCGAAAAGCGACAATCAACCTTTTTCTAGTTCGATGTCGATAGGTGTTATCCCAACTATAGGTCCATACCTTTTGCCTAAGGTGTTGCCCGAAGTTAGGCATCAATATCCAAATTTCAAATTGAAGATACTAGAAGAACAATCACATACTTTAGTTGATATGGTGCGAACTGGAGCGATTGATGCGGCGATATTGGCGTTACCCTATCCTATAGAGGGTTTAATGAGTTTCAGTTTTTGGCAAGAAGACTTTTATTTAGTCTGCCATAAGGATGAATGTCCACAGAAGACCCAAGAAATTACCAGTGAAGAGTTAGTAACAGAAAAGCTGATGTTGTTAAAAGATGGTCATTGCCTAAAGGAACATGCACTAGCGGCTTGTCAATTACAAAACCCAAAACAAAGTGCTGATTTTGGCTCTGCTAGTTTGCATACATTGATCCAAATGGTTGCCGGTAAACTTGGAACAACGCTCGTACCACAAATGGCCTTAGATCAGTTGACTTATAACGAATCTGAACTTCGGGCTATTCATTTAAATGAGCCAGGGCCACACAGAACAATTGCGTTAATCATTAGACCTAATTATGTAAGAACCGATGAGCTGACTATACTCAAAAATATTTTTATCGCACAACTTACTGAAAAATGCAGTGATCATTATCTTAAATAA
- the ahpC gene encoding alkyl hydroperoxide reductase subunit C translates to MAQIGKTIPEFKAQAFHNDEFVEVTSESTKGKWSIFLFYPADFTFVCPTELEDMANQYEELQGLGVEVYSVSTDTHFSHKAWHDSSEAIGKIKFPMIGDQTGTITRGFDVMIEEDHMAHRGTFLVDPDGVIQVAHIHAGGIGRSAKDMVRNVKAAQYVRENDGEVCPAAWEQGEATLTPSLDLVGKI, encoded by the coding sequence ATGGCTCAAATAGGCAAAACTATCCCAGAATTTAAAGCTCAAGCATTTCATAACGATGAGTTTGTTGAAGTAACATCTGAGAGTACTAAAGGCAAATGGTCAATCTTTTTGTTTTACCCTGCAGATTTTACATTTGTTTGTCCAACTGAATTAGAAGACATGGCAAACCAATATGAAGAGTTGCAAGGTCTTGGTGTTGAAGTTTACTCGGTATCAACCGATACACATTTTTCACATAAAGCATGGCACGATTCTTCAGAAGCGATTGGTAAAATTAAATTTCCGATGATTGGTGACCAAACAGGCACAATTACTCGTGGTTTTGATGTGATGATTGAAGAAGATCATATGGCACACCGCGGTACATTTTTAGTCGACCCAGATGGTGTTATTCAAGTTGCCCATATTCATGCGGGTGGTATCGGTCGAAGTGCAAAAGATATGGTGCGTAATGTAAAAGCTGCACAATATGTGCGTGAAAATGACGGTGAAGTATGTCCAGCAGCTTGGGAACAAGGTGAAGCAACCTTAACACCAAGTTTAGACTTAGTCGGTAAAATCTAA
- a CDS encoding aminotransferase class V-fold PLP-dependent enzyme produces MSLENHFLPFRNNIIGQSLSHEINGKQLDIVYADWTASGRLYAPIEHYISHTLGPFVANTHTETNLTGCAMTNAYHDAQKIIKRHVNACDNDVLITAEAGMTGVINKFQRILGLRIPERMQEQVKFDDCDKPVVFITHMEHHSNQTTWYECDITLEIIDPDSHGLPSLEHLQLLLEKYQARKVKIGSFSACSNVTGIKTPYHLLAEKMHEHGGLCFVDFACSAPYVDIDMHPTNSKQSLDAIYFSPHKFLGGPGSSGVLIFNKALYKNRVPDHPGGGTVTWTNPWGEHSFFNNIEMREDGGTPGFLQCIRTALAIKVKNAMGVNNITAREKEITDYVMTELAKNDNVVMLEKNVKDRLAIVSFYIPNVHYNLVVRLLNDKFGVQTRGGCSCAGTYGHILLNVDHDTSNKITEKINRGDYAEKPGWIRASFHPTTSDKEVRYIVEAINQVTENIVEWAKEYRFNPATGDFEHKNSAVEYPSLTDFNALVLPDVAMIDTQCQGELVQNNGAEIKTPASLFKKIFG; encoded by the coding sequence ATGTCACTTGAAAATCACTTTCTTCCTTTTAGGAATAATATCATTGGTCAATCATTAAGCCATGAAATCAATGGTAAGCAATTAGATATTGTTTACGCTGATTGGACTGCAAGTGGTCGACTTTATGCGCCAATTGAACATTATATCAGCCATACCTTAGGGCCTTTTGTCGCTAATACCCATACCGAAACTAATTTAACCGGGTGTGCGATGACGAATGCATATCATGATGCGCAAAAAATAATAAAACGCCATGTAAATGCCTGCGATAATGACGTATTAATCACGGCAGAAGCAGGAATGACCGGTGTTATTAATAAGTTTCAACGTATTCTAGGTCTACGTATTCCTGAGCGTATGCAAGAGCAAGTGAAGTTTGATGACTGTGATAAACCTGTTGTTTTCATTACCCATATGGAACACCATTCAAACCAAACTACTTGGTATGAGTGTGATATCACGTTAGAGATTATTGACCCTGACAGCCATGGTTTACCGTCGCTTGAACATCTACAATTATTGTTAGAAAAGTACCAAGCTAGAAAAGTAAAAATAGGATCGTTTTCTGCTTGCTCCAATGTCACTGGCATTAAAACCCCTTATCACTTGTTAGCAGAAAAAATGCACGAACACGGCGGCTTATGTTTTGTTGATTTTGCTTGTTCAGCACCTTATGTTGATATTGATATGCATCCAACAAATTCCAAGCAAAGTTTAGACGCCATTTATTTCTCTCCTCATAAATTTCTTGGTGGGCCTGGCAGTTCAGGAGTGCTTATCTTCAATAAAGCGCTCTATAAAAACAGAGTACCCGATCACCCCGGAGGTGGAACAGTCACCTGGACCAACCCATGGGGAGAGCACAGCTTTTTCAATAATATTGAAATGCGTGAAGATGGCGGAACTCCTGGATTTTTACAGTGTATTCGTACTGCCTTAGCGATAAAAGTAAAGAACGCTATGGGCGTTAACAACATTACCGCCCGTGAAAAAGAAATTACTGATTATGTAATGACTGAATTAGCCAAAAATGACAACGTAGTGATGCTAGAAAAGAATGTTAAAGACCGTTTAGCTATTGTTTCTTTTTACATTCCTAATGTTCATTATAATTTAGTGGTACGATTGCTCAACGATAAGTTTGGTGTTCAAACGCGTGGTGGTTGTTCATGTGCGGGCACTTATGGTCATATATTATTGAATGTTGATCATGATACGTCTAACAAAATCACCGAAAAAATTAATAGGGGTGATTATGCTGAAAAACCTGGTTGGATACGTGCGTCATTTCATCCTACGACCTCTGATAAGGAAGTCAGGTATATTGTTGAAGCGATTAATCAAGTCACTGAAAATATTGTTGAATGGGCGAAAGAATACCGCTTTAACCCTGCTACAGGAGACTTTGAACATAAAAATTCTGCGGTTGAATATCCAAGCCTCACTGATTTTAATGCCTTAGTGTTACCCGATGTTGCAATGATAGACACTCAATGTCAGGGGGAGCTAGTACAAAATAACGGGGCTGAAATTAAAACACCAGCTTCATTATTTAAGAAAATATTTGGCTAG